In Longimicrobium sp., the genomic stretch TCCGCGTTGATGCGCGGGAACTGCTTGAGGGCGGCGATCACCGCCTTGGTGAAGAACGACATGAAGCCGAGCTTGATGCCATTCTGCTTCACGAAGGCGTCCTGCCGCTCCTTGCGCAGCTTCATCACCGCGCTCATGTCCACCTCGTTGAAGGTGGTGAGCGACGCCGTGGTCTGCTGTGCCTCCACCAGCCGCCGCGCGATCGTCTGGCGGCGGCGCGACATCCGCTCGCGCGTCTCGCGGCCCGGTGCGGCAGGCGCGGCGGGCGCCGGCTGTGCTCGCGGGGCGGCGGGCTGTGGCGCGGGCGCGGGTGCCGGTGCGGCGGGAGTTGCGGCCGGCTGCTGCTGGGCACGCGCGCGCCCGTCCTCGATCACCTTGAGAACGTCTTCCTTGGTGATGCGCCCGTTCGGCCCGGAGCCGCGGATCTGCGCGAGGTCCAGGTTGTTGTCCGCCGCCAGCGTGCGCACGGCGGGCGAGGTCTGCGCGCCCTCGCCGACGTGCTCGGCCACCTCGGGAGCGGCAGCCTGCGGCGCGGCGGCGGCCGGAGCCGCGGCCGCGGCGGGCGCCTGTTCGGCGGCGCCGGCGCCTTCGCCCAGCTCGGCCAGCAGCTCGTTGACGCCGACGGTGTCGCCTTCGTTCTTGACGATCCGCCCCAGGACGCCGGCCTGCGGGGCCGCGACCTCGACGGTGATCTTGTCCGTCTCCAGCTCCACCAGGATCTCGTCCTTGGCCACGGGCTGGCCCTGCTGCTTGGTCCAGCGGCCGACCGTGGCCTCCACCACCGACTCGCCCAGCGGCGGAACGCGGATCTCAACCGGCATCGGGGTACGCTCCAGATTTAGGGATTAGGGATCAGGGAATAGGGATCAGGGGAATCAATCGAACGCAGTGTTGCCGTTACTATTCCCTATTCCCTAGCCCCTATTCCCTCGCAGTTACTTCCGCTTTCCGATCAGCGACGCCCGCATCGGCGCGGCGTCCGGCGCATCGGCCAGGGCGGCGCGCACGATGCGGCTCTGCTCGGCCGTGTGCCGGTGCGCGTAGCCCTCGGCGGGAGAGGCGCGCGGCGGCCGGCCCGCGTAGCCGAGCTCCACGCCTTCCGGCAGGAGGGTGCGCAGGCGCGGCTCCACGAAGCTCCACGCGCCCATGTTGCGCGGCTCCTCCTGAGTCCACACGACCTCGCGTAGGGCGGGGAGCGCCGCCAGCGACTTCGCGAGCTGCTCCTCGGGGAAGGGGTACAGCTCCTCCACCCGCCCGATCGCAACGCGCTCCAGCCCCGGGATGGCGGCGCGCTCGGCGCGCTGCTCCTCGCTGGAGCCCACCAGGTCCACGTACACCTTGCCGCTGCACAGCACCAGCCGGGTGATCTCCGCGGCGCGCTCCTCCGGCACGTCCAGCAGCACCGGGCGGAAGGTGCCGCTCGCGAGCTGCTCCAGCCGGCTTGCTGCCAGCGCGTGGCGAAGGAGGCTCTTGGGGCTCATCACCACCAGCGGGCGCGCGTCGGTCGACAGGAGCGTCGCCT encodes the following:
- the odhB gene encoding 2-oxoglutarate dehydrogenase complex dihydrolipoyllysine-residue succinyltransferase, with the protein product MPVEIRVPPLGESVVEATVGRWTKQQGQPVAKDEILVELETDKITVEVAAPQAGVLGRIVKNEGDTVGVNELLAELGEGAGAAEQAPAAAAAPAAAAPQAAAPEVAEHVGEGAQTSPAVRTLAADNNLDLAQIRGSGPNGRITKEDVLKVIEDGRARAQQQPAATPAAPAPAPAPQPAAPRAQPAPAAPAAPGRETRERMSRRRQTIARRLVEAQQTTASLTTFNEVDMSAVMKLRKERQDAFVKQNGIKLGFMSFFTKAVIAALKQFPRINAEIQGDEMVLKQHYDIGIAVGAEEGLVVPVIRDADKKSFAALEKEIADLGTRARDGKLTLEELQGGTFTITNGGTFGSMLSTPILNPPQVGILGMHNIVERPVAVNGQVEIRPIMYVALTYDHRIVDGSEAVRFLVTVKRNIEDPLNLLLEG